A window of bacterium contains these coding sequences:
- the folE gene encoding GTP cyclohydrolase I FolE, which yields MRQAGRTKARHNGRPPGARTVDGAAAPARRDAGVDTAAIEAAVRTILRAIGEDPDREGLRATPRRVANMYAEIFSGLRTDPAPLLKVTFDERHKEMVVVKDIPFHSSCEHHLLPFVGVAHVGYIPNGRIVGLSKIARLVETLARRPQVQERLTSQIADLLNAGLHARGAAVVIEAEHLCMTMRGVRKPGSKIVTSATRGIFRENPSTRAEFMSLIGHG from the coding sequence ATGAGGCAGGCTGGACGCACGAAGGCGCGGCACAACGGCCGGCCGCCGGGCGCGCGGACCGTCGATGGCGCGGCGGCTCCGGCGCGCCGCGACGCCGGCGTCGATACGGCGGCGATCGAAGCGGCGGTCCGCACAATCCTCCGGGCGATCGGGGAGGACCCGGACCGCGAAGGCTTGCGTGCCACGCCACGGCGTGTCGCCAACATGTACGCGGAGATATTCTCGGGGCTCCGCACCGATCCGGCGCCGCTGCTGAAGGTCACTTTTGACGAGCGCCACAAGGAGATGGTGGTCGTCAAGGACATTCCGTTTCACAGTTCCTGCGAACATCATCTTTTGCCGTTCGTCGGCGTGGCGCACGTCGGCTACATCCCGAACGGCAGGATCGTCGGGCTGAGCAAGATCGCGCGGCTCGTCGAGACGCTGGCGCGGCGGCCCCAGGTGCAGGAGCGGCTCACCTCGCAGATCGCCGATCTTCTCAATGCGGGTCTCCATGCCCGGGGCGCGGCGGTGGTCATCGAAGCGGAACACCTCTGCATGACGATGCGGGGGGTACGGAAACCCGGGAGCAAGATCGTCACGTCCGCGACCCGGGGTATCTTCCGCGAGAACCCGAGCACCCGCGCGGAGTTCATGTCGCTGATCGGTCACGGCTAG